The genomic stretch AGTAACTAGAGAGGTATCGGACTCAAAAACTGTAGCCGCCTCATTTTTCTCAGCCGATGGAACATGCTACAATACCAAGAAAAGGAGGGATTCAATGAACGGGAATGAAAAGACGGGTCGTCGCGAATTGGCGACATTTGCTGGAGGATGCTTTTGGTGCATGGTGACACCGTTTGAAGAACTTCCAGGGATTGAAGGGATTGTGTCCGGCTACACCGGGGGGCATAAGGAAAACCCTACGTATGAAGAAGTATGCTCGGAGACGACTGGACACGCTGAAGCGGTACAGATCACGTTTGACCCAGACGTTTTCCCCTATAGCAAATTGCTCGAACTCTACTGGCGTCAGATCGACCCTACAGATGCGGGCGGACAATTTCATGATCGTGGTGGCTCCTATCGCACGGGAATCTTTTATCACAATGAAGAGCAAAAACGCCTAGCCGAAGCGTCGAAAAGGGAGTTAAGCGAGAGCGGACGGTTCGATCGACCGATTGTGACGGAGATCGTGGCTGCGGGACCGTTTTATGCCGCAGAGGAATATCATCAAGATTTTCACAAAAAGAGCCCGACCCGTTACAAACAGTATCGTCAAGGGTCGGGACGCGATTCATTTATCGCGCAGAATTGGACCCTACGGAAGAACGAACAGGAACTTCGCGCACAACTGACGCCGATGCAGTATACGGTCACGCAAGAAAATGGCACAGAGCCGCCATTCCGAAATGAATTTTGGGATCATCAACAGGAAGGCATCTATGTCGATATCGTCTCCGGCGAACCGCTGTTCAGTTCGTTGGACAAATTCGATTCGAACTGTGGCTGGCCTAGTTTTACCAAACCGCTACTCACCTCCAATGTACAGGGCAAAATGGATACCAGTCACGGCATGGTGCGGATGGAAGTGCGTAGCAAGGAAGCAGACTCGCACCTCGGTCACGTTTTTGACGACGGTCCTGGACCGGACGGTCTGCGCTTCTGCATCAACTCCGCCGCGCTCCGCTTTATTCCCAAAGAGGAATTGGAGCAAGCAGGGTATGGAGAATACTTGCAACTGTTCTCCGACAAAGCATAATCGAGACCCCTCACCACAGGTGAGGGGTTTTTCTAACGAGGTCTTTCACAGGGCAACAGGCGTTGGATTTCCGACTATGTGGGGCATGTGCAAATGGTCAGTGCGCGTTCTGACAAGCTTTCTGCAACTCTTTTGCCGCTTTTTTGACGACGCCTTTGGCATCTTGGAGGTAATCTTCGACCAATCCGCTCATTTCGAAGGCTAGACTCGGTAGGTGGGTGACGACGTTGGCCAGACCTTTTAGCGCCCGAGCGCGGTGTTTGCCCACCCAGAGGGTGAGCGCTTCTCTGAGCAAAGGGTGGGCGAGGTGGGCCGTTTCGCCACCCGCTTTGGCGTAGTTGCTCAGCGTTTCCACCGCATAGTCGCGGACGATGACGCTCTTGTCGTGTTCGATGATCGTGCGCAAGGTCGGCAGAAGCGGCGTGATCCTCTCGGCGATCAAATGTGCGATCAGGGCGATAGCATGCATCGCCTCCCAGCGCGCACGCGTCGTTTTGTGAGTGAGTAACGGCAGCAGTGCGTCCGCATAGGGCACGACCAGTTCGGGTCGCTCTTCCGCCACTTTGGTGAACACTTCAGCACAGTCTGCGATCAGGGCAGCGTCGGTTTCAGGGTGGTGCAGTCCGGCCGCGATCTCTTCGAGTCGTGTGGGAGATGCAAGACATTGGGTCGCCACGTTAATGTTGGACGCTTGAGTCTTTTCTCCCTTCGCAGTTGAGAGTTCTTGTAACAGGGTCATGAGAGTCTCCATTCTGGTTTTAAGATGTTGGACAGCTTGGCGTACGGGATTTGAAAGTTTTGAAAGCTCATGTAATACGGCGTGTACTTGATGGGCGGAAAGTAGATCACCAAATATTCGGGGGTCAAAAAGAAGCCTTCGTCCGGATCGATTTTTTCAAAAGGGTGGAACGTGTCGAGGACATGTGTTTTGTCCTGTTGTTTGATGACGTCACTGATCTCCGTGACATAATCGACGCCCGGTTGGAACAGGTCTTTCAAGGCATAGCGGGTGCCATCTTGGAGATTGAGCAACAGACTTTTGCGATGCGACATGCCGTGCGCGCCACCTGTGAACTCGTAGTTGTCATACAAGACGTTGAGGATCGAGCCGTGACGCAACGTGATTTTGTACTCGTTGATATAGGTGACGAGCGGACGGCTGTCCGGTTGCGGCTGGTATTGCGCCGCTTTGCGAAACAGGTGGTTGAGCTTCTTTTGCACGGCAGCATCGGGCAGACCGGACAACTGGGGATAGGCGATTTTGATCTCCGGTTTTTGCTGTGTGAATTGTGCTTTGGTGATTTTGAAGTCGGATGCTCGCTCGGCTGCGGTCGCCGCAGATCCGCTTAACAGCAGCACGCTGGTTAGTACGAGGAGAAGGCGTGTTTTCCAACTGCTCATCTCGATTCCTCCCTGCCAATTTCTCGATTTGGCATAGTTTTCCCTGCGCGGAGTGGAACATGTGTCTGGCAGGGCGCAGCGAGAGTTTTTCGTGACCGAGGATTTTATGAACATGATGGGAAAGGTTTGAGGGGGACGCTCCTTCGAATCTTCGAACGCATCATCACGTATCCGGTTGCTAGGCGGTGAAGTAGAGGCAACCGCTTCGCTTCTCTCCCCTCTCAAATAGGCACATGCTATAATGAGAGGGGAGGTGGATGGAAAGATGCGGTATCCGAGCAAAAAAGGGTGGTTCTCCTATCTTTTTGTCATCGGTCCTTTGCTGTTTCTGCTCGGGGTAGCTGTGATGGCGATCCTCGACCGAGAATGGTTGGCTTTGCCGATCTTAGCACTGGCCGGTGTCTTGAACGTATGGCTTTGGGTCGGGACCTATTATGAATTTCGAGAGCACGAGCTCTTTGTAAAAGGTGGACCGTTCCGTTGGAAGATCCCCTATGACCAGATCAAGACGGTGCAGAAAACGAGAAGTCTGGTGTCAGGACCGGCGTTATCGCTCGATCGGATCGAAATTATCTATAAAATGGGAGCTTGTCTGATCTCTCCGGTGCGGGAAACGGAATTTCTGGAGGAGTTGCAGAAACGAAATCCGCTGATTCGCCAGCTGTGAGGGTTCAGGATCGAAAAGAAGCATCGGGAGCGCCGACGCTTCTTTTTTGCGAGCACAGACCGTAGGGCAAGGTCAACTACCCGACGAAGTTCAGATACAACGCAATCGCGCCCATCAACAGCAGGCAGCCTGCAAACACAGAACCGAACAGTTGCAGCCAACGAGGCAACAGCTCAAGATTGACCGGCTTCAACGGTCCTCCTTGGACGCGTTGAATGATCTCGCTGTGCTGGTCGAACGGCTCGGGCGTCACTTCAATCGGTCGAGAAGGTTGCGTTTCATGCACATGCTTCAGTTGCATTGGCGTCCCTCCTAGGTGTAAAAAATTGTAACTCTAACTTCAGCATAAGAAAAACCTTACCATTTGGCAAGGTTTTTTGCTTTGGCTATGCGGAGGCGTCCGCTTCGAGCAGTGCTTTTAACACGATCAGTTCTTTGTCTTGACGTTTGGTCATCATCTTGCGGAGAATCGGGCCCATCGTCTTGAACATGATCGAGGTGATCCACCCGTCAGCACCTGCGTAGATCGTGTTGGTGATTCGCGTACCGTTGCCATCCGCTTCTAGCACGATCAGGCTTTCAAACGGAAAGGGACCGGACGTAGCTTTTATGCCGTAGCGGTAGGGTCGCTCGAAGTCGGTGACGATGTAGGTGATCTCATGGACGCCGTTATAATGGTACTTCGTCGCAAATTCCATGCCTTCTTGTGGGGGACCGGAGGTGATGGCGACCGGATCGGTCACGCCGGACACCCAAGTGCCCATGTTTGCAGGGTTGGAGATATAAGCAAACACTTCTTCGAGCGGACGATCGATAGAGAGTGGATTGGAAGATGCTCTCATCTGTCGTCTCTCCCTTCCATTAACGAGACGCGGAACGGATGGACTTCGGCGCTCATCACCGCTTTCACGACGGCCGGATCATTCTGCATGATCGCAGCCGCAGCTTCCGGTGAGTCGGCGCGAAAGATCACGACGCCATAGGCCGCGTCCAAGCAGGGGCCGGCGAGGATCAACTGGCCTGCTGACAGCAGTTGTTGCAGGTAGACGAAATGCTCCCCCATGACCGCCTGTTCCGCTTCGGTCATCGTGGTGATGAAGTCGGGGCGATTCGGGCGGAGCAGGTAGCTGTATTCGGTGGTTGTGGTCATCTTGGAAGGGCCTCCTTTTTGGCGAAACAAATTTCATTATAGCAGAACCTTTTGGGCGCTTGACGCATATCCTGACGATGTCTGGATCAGGTTGATTGTCAAAGGAGTCGATTCTGATGCGAAATTACATCGGTTGGATCTGGAGCAGTTTATCACGCAGACGGTGGAAACGCTACACCAGCCAGTCGTTTAAACTTGCTTTTGAGTACCCGCCGAACTGGATTCGGATTGAAGAGGAGCGCTATCAGGGGCGGGACGGATTTTTCCAGATCGCAGCGGCGAGCGGGGAGGATGGCTTGGACGCAGTCTGCCAGCGCGAGGCCCATCACAAGTTCAAACCGTATGGTACCAATCCCAAGCTCAAGCCAGTCCGACATGCTGGGCGAGCGGCCTGTTACGTGTTTCCGTCCGTAGATCAGCCAACCGAGATGAAAACACAGTCGGCATTTATTGTTGAGTATCCTGCACCTGTGCAGATCGCGGGTCAGACCTGCCGCTTTCTGGTGCTCTGGGCAGATGAGGAGCACATTCGGAACATCGTGAAGACGCTCACATTTAAGTAGAGCCTGAGGCCGATCTCTGTCGGGCTCTTTTTCTTTTGGAAGCGAACAGCAAAAACGCCGGACTGCTACGTCCGGCGTTTTCCTGTCACACGCATTGGAAAGTCGCGATCTGTCTGAGGTCGATCCCCATGTAGCTCCAGCTAAATCCATTCCAGCGGAAGCCAGCCACGGTGCGGCGGTCGAGATAGATCGGGTAGAACCAAAAGGAAGCCCCGTTGTGTAGCCAGATATAGACGTAGCGGCGCAGACAGGGACGAAGCGAAGTGGGACTGACCGCCAACGGTTGCGGGGTGCCTGGGGCGTGATACGGCTTTTTCGGAATGTAGCTGGGCGGCGGGGTGGTCGGCGCGTGGGCGATGCCGGCGCCGGGAGCACCAGGAGCGCCGGGGAAACCACCAGCGGGCGGATGCGGAACTGGATGATGTGGAACGGGCGGATGCGGAACTGGATGATGTGGAACGGGTGGATGCGGAACTGGATGATGTGGAACGGGCGGATGCGGAACTGGGTGTTGCGGAACGGGCGGATGTGGTGCTGGGTGATGGCCCGGCTGTTGGCCCGGTGGAAACGGGTCTCTTCCCGGCTGGTGGATGAAAGCGGGAAATACAGGATAACCGGGTGTGCCGCCCGGAAAAAATCGCGGATCGTAAGGGATCAAAGCAGGAATTACACGGTACTCTTGATCATAGCGCTTCTCTTTACGTTTCGACATGTTGGGTCAGCTCCTTTCGCTCATTGCTTTTCAGCCTATTCAGCAAGTGGGCGATCGGCTACAAGGTGTCAAAACGGAAATGGCAAATCGCGCATCAGAGATGTATAATCATTGTATAACACTCAGAAAGCGAGTCGGGTCATGTACAACATCAAATCGGTCGCTCAACTGCTCGACATGCCGGCCGTCACGATCCGCGCGTGGGAACGGCGCTATCAGGTGGTCAGTCCGATGCGCTCCGAGTCGGGACATCGGTTGTACAGCGAGCAGGATATCGAAGATCTTCGCTGGTTGAAAGTCCAAACGGAAGATAAGGGCATCAACATTTCGCAAGCAGTCAAAATGCTGGAGAAGAGGCGCGCTGAGCGATCGGTGGTCGATCCGCAAGCGGAGTTAGACCTACCTGCACAAAATGCTGAACAGCTGCGTCATCAGTTGTTTCAATCGTTGTTGGCCTTTCAGTTCGAAAAGACAAATGAGCTGCTCGGCCTGGGTTTTGCCATGTTTAATTTTGAAAAAATGTTCCATGACGTGCTCGCCCCGCTTTTGCAGCAGATCGGGGATGGGTGGGAGCGCGGCACGGTCAGCGTGGCGCAGGAACATTTCGCCTCCAACATCATCTTGCAGCGCTTCAACCAATTTTTCCAAATCTTTCAGATCAACCCGCGCCTGCCGAAAGTGTTGGCTTGTTGCCCGCAAGGTGAGCATCATCAAATCGGCCTGTTGCTGTTCACGCTGTTTTTGCGCCGCAACGGCGTTGAGGTGATCTATCTGGGGCCAGATATGCCGCACGACGGCTTGGCAAAGGTGATCGAACGAAACGATGTTCAGGTGTTGGCGATGTCGCTTAGCGACCAGCAACTGCTGGGACAGACCGAAGCGATGCTCGATCGTCTGCACGAACGCTTTCCACATCTGCGCGCGGTGCTGGTCGGGCATGGTTTTCAGAACGTGTCCGCGCGCTGGAAGCCGAAGCGACTCGATGGCGGCACCGACGCTTGGGCGCAGTGGTTTCGCCAAGACATGTCAGGCGTAGAGAGCAGGGAGCGGTAGGTTTGAATGAAAAAAGGCACTCCTAGCGAGCGCCTTTTTTCGTGTTCCAAGTATTCAGATGCAGCAGATCGTCAAACGATTGGCGTTTGGCCCAGCCCGACTTTTCCAGAATCGGTTGGTTCGGGTAGTCGTCAGTGTAGCCAAAGGAGAGCAAAGCGGTCGGGTCGATGTGCGGCGGAATGTTCAGGATGCGGCGAACGTCCGACTTTTTGTAAAAGGAGACCCAGCCCATCGCGATCCCTTCCGCATAAGCGGCCAGCCACATGTTTTGAATAGCACAGGCGACCGACAGGATGTCCGTCTCAGGAATCGAGTTGCGGCCGAGCACATGGTCACCGCCGCGCGTCGGGTCACAGGTGATGCAGACGGTAAGCGGTGCTTCGCGAAGCCCTTCGACTTTGAGGGCGAGGAACTGATCATCGCGCCCCTCGGCCGCAAAATGGATCGCGAGCGCGCGGCGCTCTTTGTCGGCCGCTCCAGCAAGTTGGTTTTTCACCTCGGGCGCGGTGACGAGGATGAAGTCCCACGGTTGCATGAAGCCGACCGAAGGGGCGTGATGTCCAGCCATCAGGATGCGGTGAATCTTGTCTTCTTCGAGCGGGGTGGAGAGGAATTTGCGGATATCGCGACGGTTGTGAATCGCTTCGTAGACCGCATCGCGCTGTCCGTCGTTAAAGTTCATGGGTTACGCCACCTCCGTTTGGGTTTCGTTGGTCGGTGCTTTTCTTTACTATATTGTGTGGAAGCTGGTGCTGACAATCCTCCCGGAGCAAAATACGGTTGTGGGGACGTTGGAGACGATCGTAGACATTGCGCGCGAACAGGAGATCGCCAACCCCTCGATCATTTTAGTCGGCGATGTGGTGAACTTGCGGAATGGCATTCGGTGGTTTGAAAGTGACTCTGGCAGTTGAAGCCAGAGTTTTTTTATATGGGCAAATGTTCCCCGCCCTACATACGATGATGGGAATGGAGGGGAATGGCATGGAGTTTGCGGTGATGCCAGATTATCTCTACGGGGCGTCTGTCCGCATCAACGACAAGTGGCTTGGAATCGTGGAAGATGACCGTCCGCTGTTGTTTCGGGTACGCGATACGGGACCGTTTACGTTGCTTGTGGAACTGGCACCACTACGCACCGATCTGACCGGAGATGTGATCGCAGTGCCTTTTGCACGGGTGATCAAGATTCAAGATGGGGAGATCGTACCGCCCGATGTGGAGACCGATGACGCGCTGCATATTCGCAAGTCGGGGTCAGGCTTTCAACTGCACTTTGTGTATCCGAAAGTGGAGGTGCTCGGGCAAGGGCTGGAAACTTTGATGATGCCGCTACAGACCGAGACGGCCGACTTCGATCATGACGGGAGGCTCGACGTGGCACAGACGTTTGCCACCAATCTGCGCGGACATGTACGACTGAAGTCGGCGAAGGGGAACATCTTGCTACAGGAGGTGTACCCCGACAACGCGCTACAGATTGAGGCGGCCGATTTGACCCGAGATGGGCGGCCCGATCTGCTGATCTTTTGGCGGGGGGCGCACGATGAACCTTTTCTGCATCTGTATGACGGCGCGGACGGGTCGCTGAGCACCTATCCGGGATTTACAGGCATGCGCCGCACGGGACTTGCCGATGTGCTGTTGGAAAACAAGGTGCAGACGGGATTTCGAGAGGTCGTCAAGCTCTACCGCTATCTGCCAGTACCGTATGAATCGGCCCAGTTTCAACTGATGCGCACCGAGACGAAAATCTTACAGCTTGCAGCTGACGAGGAAGATACGGTCGAAGCGTTTCTCGCGGCGATCGCAGTGGAAGATCGGCAAGGGGCTGAACTCTATCTGGCCAAAGGCGTCAGGCTGCCTGACCTGTCTTGGTATGCGCATGAGATGCATTCGGCGAAAGATGGGGTCGCGACCGCTTCGATTTTTCAATGGATCGTGCCCGGCTATTATGATCGCGAACTGTGGCTGGAGCTGGAACTGGTTCGTCAGCCGGACAAAGTCAGTGTCTGGAAAATCGGTGCGGTCAAGATGAGGGTTCATGGCAACTAACGCCATGAGCCCTTTTTCAGCAAGTTGCTGGTAAAATTGGGGTTGTGTTATAATTTCGTAATGGTCTCCAATGACTGTACGGTTGCGGAGGTGTGACACATGAGCATCACAAGGCAAGATATTGAACAGATCGCGAACCTGTCACGTCTGACGCTGACAGAAGGTGAGAAAGAGCATCTGACAGTAACGCTCAGCCAAATCCTGAATTTTGCAGAAGAACTGCAAGAACTGGACGTAGAGCACGTTGCACCGACCACCCACACGCTTCCGCTGAACAATGTGTTGCGCGACGACACGGTTCGCCCGTGGCTTTCCCAAGATGAAGCACTTTCGCACGCTCCCGATCAAGAGAACGGGCAATTTCGCGTGCCAGCGGTGATGGAGGGATAGTCGGAAATGTCGCTATTGAACGCTTCCATTCGTGAATTACATACAAAGATTGTCAGCCGAGAAGTCAAACCGTCCGAATTGGTCGGAGCCTCTCTCGCGCGCATCCAAGCGACCGACCCACAAGTCAAAGCATTCCTGCACGTCAATGGCGAGCAGGCGCTGGCGGCTGCTAAGACGATGGATGACAACATCCCGTCTGACGCAGGTTTGCTTTTTGCCATGCCGGGTGCGCTGAAAGACAATCTGAACACCAAGGGCATTCCGACCACTTGTGCATCGAAACTTTTACAAAATTATATCTCGGCGTATGACGGCACCGCCGTCGCCAAACTGCAAGCGGCGGGTGCGATCTCAGTTGGCAAAACCAACATGGACGAATTCGGGATGGGCTCTTCCGGCGAGAACTCCGCCTTTTTCCAGACGCGCAATCCGTGGGATCTCGAACGGGTGCCGGGCGGTTCTTCCGCCGGGTCTGCTGCCAGTGTGGCGGCTGGACAAGTCCTGTTTGCGCTCGGGTCGGACACGGGCGGCTCGATCCGCCAGCCGGCCGCGTTTACCGGAACGGTGGGATTGAAACCGACGTATGGCCTCGTCTCCCGTTTCGGTCTGGTCGCGTTCGCCTCGTCGCTCGATCAGATCGGCCCGCTGACCCGCACGATAGAAGACAATGCGATCGTGCTGCAGGCGATTGCAGGCTATGATCGGCAGGACTCGACGTCTGCCAACGCGGGGGTTCCCGACTACGCAGCAGCGCTGACTGGGGATGTCAACGGGTTACGCGTCGCCTTGCCCAAGGAGTATTTTGACACAGGTCTCGATCCGATTGTCCGCGAGCAGATCGAACAGGCGATCCAGACGTTCGAAGCGCTGGGCGCTACGTTTGGCGAAGTGTCATTGCCGCATTCCAAGTATGCGGTGGCGACCTACTACCTGATCGCCACCGCTGAAGCATCGTCCAACTTGGCGCGCTTTGACGGCGTGCGCTACGGTGTGCGCGTGGAAGCGGACAACCTGCTGGACATGTACAAACAGACGCGTGGAGAGGGCTTCGGGGCTGAGGTCAAGCGCCGCATCATGCTCGGCACCTATGCGCTTTCTTCCGGCTATTACGACGCCAACTACCTGCGGGCGCAAAAGGTGCGCACGCTGATCAAGCAAGATTTTGACCGCGTGTTTGCCGAGTACGATGTCGTGTTGTCCCCGACTGCGCCGACCACGGCGTTTCAGTTCGGGGCGAAGACGAGCGACCCGCTGACGATGTACCTCAATGACATTTACACCATTCCGGTCAACTTGGCGGGCATTCCGGCGATCTCCGTCCCGTGCGGGCTGGCGAACGGACTGCCAGTCGGCCTGCAACTGATCGGGAAAGCGTTTGACGAATCGACACTGCTTCGCGCCGCGCACGCCTTCGAACAGGCGGCAGGTTTTACGGCGCGACCGTCGCTGTGAGGAGGTCGAGACGATGACTGCGATCCCGTCCAAGTTTGAAACGATCATCGGACTGGAAATCCACGTCGAGATGAGCACGAACTCGAAAATTTTTTGCAGTTGCTCGACCGCGTTTGGTGCGCCTCCCAACAGCAACGTCTGTCCGATCTGTCTCGGTCATCCGGGCGTATTGCCCGTGCTGAACCGCGAAGCTTTGAACAAGGCGATGAAGGCTGCGTTGGCGCTGAACTGCCAGATCGCAGCGGAGAGCAAATTTGACCGCAAGAACTATTTCTACCCCGATTTGCCCAAAGCGTACCAAATCTCGCAGTTCGATCAACCGATCGGCGAGCATGGCTACTTGGAGATCGAAGTGAACGGTGAAACCAAGCGCATCGGCATCAACCGCGTGCACTTGGAAGAGGATGCGGGCAAGTCGAGCCATGCGGCAGACGGTTCCGCCACGCTGGTCGATTACAATCGTGTCGGCGTTCCGCTGATCGAGATCGTCTCCGAGCCGGACATCCGCACGCCCGAAGAGGCGAAGGCCTACTTGGAGCAGATCAAAGCGATCATGCAATACTGCAAGATCTCCGACTGCAAGATGGAAGAAGGGTCACTGCGCTGTGATGCCAACATCTCGTTGCGCCCGTGGGGGCAGGAGCAGTTTGGCACCAAGCGCGAGTTGAAAAACATGAATTCCTTCTCCAATGTGCAAAAAGCGCTCGAGTACGAGCAGGCGACACAGGCGGAGATGATCGAATCAGGTGAAGCGATCAACCAGAGCACGTTGCGCTGGGATGATGCGGCCAAGAAGACGCAGACGATGCGTTCCAAAGAGGATGCGCACGACTACCGATACTTCCCGGAGCCAGACTTGGTGCAACTTGTGATCGACGAGGCGTGGGTCGAGTCGATCCGCGAGACGATTCCAGAACTTCCGTCGGCGAAGAAAGCACGCTTTATGAATGAACTTGGCCTGCCGTCCTACGATGCGGACGTGTTGACCGCCTCGA from Tumebacillus algifaecis encodes the following:
- the gatB gene encoding Asp-tRNA(Asn)/Glu-tRNA(Gln) amidotransferase subunit GatB; the encoded protein is MTAIPSKFETIIGLEIHVEMSTNSKIFCSCSTAFGAPPNSNVCPICLGHPGVLPVLNREALNKAMKAALALNCQIAAESKFDRKNYFYPDLPKAYQISQFDQPIGEHGYLEIEVNGETKRIGINRVHLEEDAGKSSHAADGSATLVDYNRVGVPLIEIVSEPDIRTPEEAKAYLEQIKAIMQYCKISDCKMEEGSLRCDANISLRPWGQEQFGTKRELKNMNSFSNVQKALEYEQATQAEMIESGEAINQSTLRWDDAAKKTQTMRSKEDAHDYRYFPEPDLVQLVIDEAWVESIRETIPELPSAKKARFMNELGLPSYDADVLTASKRVADFFEATVASGADAKSASNWIMGDLLRYLNQNNVEIGAAKVRPEQLAGLIKMIATGKISAKIAKDVCKDMLETGQDPEAIVAEKGLVQISDEGALTAIIEDILKRHPKSIEDYKAGKDRALGALVGQVMKATKGQANPSLVNKLILEHINV
- a CDS encoding SRPBCC family protein → MRASSNPLSIDRPLEEVFAYISNPANMGTWVSGVTDPVAITSGPPQEGMEFATKYHYNGVHEITYIVTDFERPYRYGIKATSGPFPFESLIVLEADGNGTRITNTIYAGADGWITSIMFKTMGPILRKMMTKRQDKELIVLKALLEADASA
- a CDS encoding YciI family protein, with protein sequence MTTTTEYSYLLRPNRPDFITTMTEAEQAVMGEHFVYLQQLLSAGQLILAGPCLDAAYGVVIFRADSPEAAAAIMQNDPAVVKAVMSAEVHPFRVSLMEGRDDR
- the gatC gene encoding Asp-tRNA(Asn)/Glu-tRNA(Gln) amidotransferase subunit GatC encodes the protein MSITRQDIEQIANLSRLTLTEGEKEHLTVTLSQILNFAEELQELDVEHVAPTTHTLPLNNVLRDDTVRPWLSQDEALSHAPDQENGQFRVPAVMEG
- a CDS encoding transporter encodes the protein MSKRKEKRYDQEYRVIPALIPYDPRFFPGGTPGYPVFPAFIHQPGRDPFPPGQQPGHHPAPHPPVPQHPVPHPPVPHHPVPHPPVPHHPVPHPPVPHHPVPHPPAGGFPGAPGAPGAGIAHAPTTPPPSYIPKKPYHAPGTPQPLAVSPTSLRPCLRRYVYIWLHNGASFWFYPIYLDRRTVAGFRWNGFSWSYMGIDLRQIATFQCV
- a CDS encoding MerR family transcriptional regulator encodes the protein MYNIKSVAQLLDMPAVTIRAWERRYQVVSPMRSESGHRLYSEQDIEDLRWLKVQTEDKGINISQAVKMLEKRRAERSVVDPQAELDLPAQNAEQLRHQLFQSLLAFQFEKTNELLGLGFAMFNFEKMFHDVLAPLLQQIGDGWERGTVSVAQEHFASNIILQRFNQFFQIFQINPRLPKVLACCPQGEHHQIGLLLFTLFLRRNGVEVIYLGPDMPHDGLAKVIERNDVQVLAMSLSDQQLLGQTEAMLDRLHERFPHLRAVLVGHGFQNVSARWKPKRLDGGTDAWAQWFRQDMSGVESRER
- a CDS encoding DUF3298 and DUF4163 domain-containing protein produces the protein MSSWKTRLLLVLTSVLLLSGSAATAAERASDFKITKAQFTQQKPEIKIAYPQLSGLPDAAVQKKLNHLFRKAAQYQPQPDSRPLVTYINEYKITLRHGSILNVLYDNYEFTGGAHGMSHRKSLLLNLQDGTRYALKDLFQPGVDYVTEISDVIKQQDKTHVLDTFHPFEKIDPDEGFFLTPEYLVIYFPPIKYTPYYMSFQNFQIPYAKLSNILKPEWRLS
- a CDS encoding PH domain-containing protein, which produces MRYPSKKGWFSYLFVIGPLLFLLGVAVMAILDREWLALPILALAGVLNVWLWVGTYYEFREHELFVKGGPFRWKIPYDQIKTVQKTRSLVSGPALSLDRIEIIYKMGACLISPVRETEFLEELQKRNPLIRQL
- the msrA gene encoding peptide-methionine (S)-S-oxide reductase MsrA, translating into MNGNEKTGRRELATFAGGCFWCMVTPFEELPGIEGIVSGYTGGHKENPTYEEVCSETTGHAEAVQITFDPDVFPYSKLLELYWRQIDPTDAGGQFHDRGGSYRTGIFYHNEEQKRLAEASKRELSESGRFDRPIVTEIVAAGPFYAAEEYHQDFHKKSPTRYKQYRQGSGRDSFIAQNWTLRKNEQELRAQLTPMQYTVTQENGTEPPFRNEFWDHQQEGIYVDIVSGEPLFSSLDKFDSNCGWPSFTKPLLTSNVQGKMDTSHGMVRMEVRSKEADSHLGHVFDDGPGPDGLRFCINSAALRFIPKEELEQAGYGEYLQLFSDKA
- the bluB gene encoding 5,6-dimethylbenzimidazole synthase, translated to MNFNDGQRDAVYEAIHNRRDIRKFLSTPLEEDKIHRILMAGHHAPSVGFMQPWDFILVTAPEVKNQLAGAADKERRALAIHFAAEGRDDQFLALKVEGLREAPLTVCITCDPTRGGDHVLGRNSIPETDILSVACAIQNMWLAAYAEGIAMGWVSFYKKSDVRRILNIPPHIDPTALLSFGYTDDYPNQPILEKSGWAKRQSFDDLLHLNTWNTKKGAR
- the gatA gene encoding Asp-tRNA(Asn)/Glu-tRNA(Gln) amidotransferase subunit GatA, with the protein product MSLLNASIRELHTKIVSREVKPSELVGASLARIQATDPQVKAFLHVNGEQALAAAKTMDDNIPSDAGLLFAMPGALKDNLNTKGIPTTCASKLLQNYISAYDGTAVAKLQAAGAISVGKTNMDEFGMGSSGENSAFFQTRNPWDLERVPGGSSAGSAASVAAGQVLFALGSDTGGSIRQPAAFTGTVGLKPTYGLVSRFGLVAFASSLDQIGPLTRTIEDNAIVLQAIAGYDRQDSTSANAGVPDYAAALTGDVNGLRVALPKEYFDTGLDPIVREQIEQAIQTFEALGATFGEVSLPHSKYAVATYYLIATAEASSNLARFDGVRYGVRVEADNLLDMYKQTRGEGFGAEVKRRIMLGTYALSSGYYDANYLRAQKVRTLIKQDFDRVFAEYDVVLSPTAPTTAFQFGAKTSDPLTMYLNDIYTIPVNLAGIPAISVPCGLANGLPVGLQLIGKAFDESTLLRAAHAFEQAAGFTARPSL
- a CDS encoding FG-GAP repeat domain-containing protein; protein product: MEFAVMPDYLYGASVRINDKWLGIVEDDRPLLFRVRDTGPFTLLVELAPLRTDLTGDVIAVPFARVIKIQDGEIVPPDVETDDALHIRKSGSGFQLHFVYPKVEVLGQGLETLMMPLQTETADFDHDGRLDVAQTFATNLRGHVRLKSAKGNILLQEVYPDNALQIEAADLTRDGRPDLLIFWRGAHDEPFLHLYDGADGSLSTYPGFTGMRRTGLADVLLENKVQTGFREVVKLYRYLPVPYESAQFQLMRTETKILQLAADEEDTVEAFLAAIAVEDRQGAELYLAKGVRLPDLSWYAHEMHSAKDGVATASIFQWIVPGYYDRELWLELELVRQPDKVSVWKIGAVKMRVHGN